The Flavobacterium sp. M31R6 nucleotide sequence TGTAATCCCGAAACGATGTCTGTTTTGTCAGACGAAGAATTTAGAGCTTTGGGAGTAAGCCGTCAAAAAACCAATTATATAAAAATATTAGCCCAAGCTGTCCTAAATAAAGATCTTGATATTGAAGGTTTAGCAGCAAAATCAGCGCAACAAGTTCGGGAAGAGTTAATCAAATTAAAGGGAATCGGAAATTGGACAATCGATATTTACCTAATGTTTTGCCTTCAAGAACCTGATTTAATTCCATTAGGCGACATTGCGGTAGTGAATACTATTAAAGAATTACTCGACATTCATGACAAACAAGAAATGGAAATTCACACGGAACAATGGAGTCCATACCGGTCTTATGCAACATTTTTGCTTTGGCATTATTATCTAAAAAAGCGTAAACGAACAATTGTTTATTAAAAGCATATTTTAACGAAAACGTTATAGTTATATATTGCTTTTTTTTATTGTAAAAAACTATTGTTTGCTTACTTTTGCAGTCGTTAATAAATTAAGAAAAGATAAAAGAATAATGACTGCAGACAAATTAAAAACTTTTGATGTATTAATTGAAATACCAAGAGGAAGTAGAAATAAATACGAGTACGATTTTGCCATAAAAAGAATGCGTTTTGATAGAATGTTATTCTCTTCTATGATGTACCCAGCTGATTATGGTTTCATTCCTGAAACTTTAGCTTTGGATGGTGACCCATTAGACGTTTTGGTATTGGTAAACGAACCTACTTTCCCTGGTTGTGTAATGGAAGTAAAACCTATTGGAGTATTCCACATGGCTGATGACAAAGGGCCAGACGAAAAAGTAATCTGTGTACCGGTTTCTGATCCAATCTGGAATTCATTAGAAAACCTTTCTGACATCAATCCACACTTATTGAAAGAAATCGAGCATTTCTTCCAAGTTTACAAAGATCTTGAAAACAAGCAAGTAGATGTTGAAGGTTGGGGGGATGTAAACGAAGCGTATGCCATTATTAAAGAATGTACAGAACGTTTCGATCAAATAGAAAATAAACCAGCAGGATTATTTAGTATTAAATAATTTTAGCCTCCAAATTTTATAAAAAAAGCAATACTCTTCAATGAGTGTTGCTTTTTTTGTTTAAATTGCTATCGATTAAAATTTTATACTAACAAACCAAAAAGAATATTTTATGAATTCAATTATGATTTATGTGCCAATTTTTATGGCAATAATAGGGCTTATTTTTATGGCTATCAAAAGATCGTGGGTGTTAAAGCAGGATTCTGGAGATGGTAAAATGAAAGAGATATCAGATCACATATATGAAGGCGCTTTGGCTTTCTTAAAGGCAGAATACCGATTATTGGCTGTCTTTGTATTAATCGCAAGTATTGTATTGGCAGGAATCACTTTTATTCCTGGAGTTAAAACAAATATATTAATAGTCGTTGCATTTGTGTTCGGAGCATTTTTCTCAGCATTGGCAGGGAATATGGGAATGAAGATCGCAACAAAAACCAATGTAAGAACTACTCAAGCCGCTCGTACGAGCTTACCACAAGCTTTGAAAGTTTCTTTTGGCGGTGGAACTGTAATGGGATTAGGCGTAGCCGGTTTAGCTGTATTAGGGTTAACCGGTTTTTTTATTGTTTTCTTCCAAATCTTCATGAAAGGACAATGGACTTCAACAGAAGATATGACAGTTGTTTTAGAAACATTGGCTGGGTTCTCTCTTGGAGCTGAATCTATCGCTTTATTTGCTCGTGTGGGTGGAGGAATTTACACCAAAGCGGCCGATGTAGGTGCCGATTTAGTAGGTAAAGTTGAAGCAGGGATTCCTGAAGATGACCCTCGTAATCCTGCTACAATTGCAGATAACGTAGGAGATAATGTTGGTGACGTTGCCGGAATGGGTGCCGACTTATTTGGATCGTATGTAGCAACCGTTCTTGCGGCAATGGTACTTGGAAATTATGTTATCAAAGATATGGGTGGAAACATTCAAGATGCTTTTGGCGGAATAGGACCAATTTTATTACCTATGGCTATTGCTGGTTTTGGAATTTTGTTTTCAATCATTGGAACGATGCTAGTTAAGATTACGGATGAGAATGCCAAAGAAGCACAAGTTCAAAAAGCTTTGAATATTGGAAACTGGGTTTCTATCGTTTTAACGGCTATCTCTTGTTACTTCTTAGTCCAATATATGCTTCCTGAAACAATGAGCATGACTTTCTTTGGTGAAGGGTCAATGGATATTTCATCGATGCGTGTTTTTTATGCTACGCTTATTGGACTTATTGTGGGTGGAGCTATTTCATCTGTAACTGAATATTATACAGGTTTAGGAACAAAACCAGTTATGGCTATTGTTCAAAAATCAAGTACGGGTGCTGGAACAAATGTAATTGCTGGATTGGCAACAGGGATGATTTCTACTTTCCCAACTGTATTATTGTTCGCGGCAGCGATTTGGTCTTCTTATGCTTTAGCAGGATTTTATGGCGTTGCATTAGCAGCTTCAGCAATGATGGCAACTACAGCAATGCAATTGGCAATCGATGCTTTTGGGCCTATATCTGACAATGCTGGTGGAATTGCCGAAATGAGCGAATTACCAAAAGAAGTCCGTACCAGAACCGATATTTTGGATTCAGTTGGAAATACAACAGCAGCAACAGGTAAAGGTTTTGCCATTGCTTCAGCAGCTTTGACTTCTTTGGCTTTATTTGCAGCCTATGTAACTTTTACTGGAATTGACGGAATTAATATTTTTAAAGCGCCGGTTTTAGCGATGCTTTTTGTTGGAGGAATGATACCTGTAGTTTTCTCAGCTTTGGCGATGAATTCAGTTGGAAAAGCAGCGATGGACATGGTGTACGAAGTACGTCGTCAGTTCAAAGAAATTCCAGGAATTATGGAAGGAACCGGAAAACCGGAATATGCCAAATGTGTTGACATTTCGACTAAAGCAGCTTTACGCGAAATGATGTTGCCGGGTATTTTAACGATTGGTTTCCCAATTGCAATTGTACTTTTAGGAAAGTTAGTGTACGGAGATAACAATCAATTAATTGCCGAAATGTTAGGCGGTTATATGGCCGGAGTTACTGTTTCTGGAGTACTTTGGGCAGTTTTCCAGAACAATGCCGGAGGTGCTTGGGACAATGCCAAAAAATCATTTGAAGCTGGCGTTATGATTAATGGTGAAATGACTTACAAAGGATCTGATGCTCACAAAGCAGCGGTTACGGGAGATACTGTTGGAGATCCATTCAAAGATACTTCTGGACCATCAATGAACATCTTGATCAAATTAACGTGCTTGATTGGATTGGTAATGGCTCCAATTTTAGGAAGCGGAAGCAGTACTATTGATGCAAAAGGAGCTTGTTGTGAAAAGAAAGAAATCATGATGAAAAAATGCGTCATGAAAGAAAGTTCAATGATGATGGGAAAATGCGACATGTCTAAATGTGCAAAAATGACCAAAGAAGAATGTGCAAAAATGTGCGACAGTCTAAAATGTACTCCTGAGCAAAAAGAAATGTGTTTGTCTCATTATGATAAAAACGGGAAATTTGTTGCACCTAAAGGAAAAGCTTGTTGCGCTAAAAAGCCAATGTCAATGAAGAATGAAATTAGAATTGAAAAAACAAATCTTGACGGAAAAGTAAGTGCTACTGTTACCACAACGGTAAATGGTACTGAAGTTGTTCAGAAATTTGAAGGAACAGATGCTGAAGTTCAAGCTCATATTGATGCTGTGAAATAAAAGCATCCGAATATATTAAACAAAAAATGCCTCGAAGTTTCGAGGCATTTTTTTATATGTATAAATTTTAAAAAATATTTTTATCTTTTTAAAACAACCCATTCAGTTCGGCATCAATTCGATTGATGATATTTCCTAAGTCTTCTGGATTATCAACAAAATTAATATTATCAACATCAATAATCATGATTTTCCCTTTGTTGTAAGTATGAACCCAAGCTTCATATCGCTCGTTAAGACGGCTTAAATAGTCAATCGAAATAGTGTTTTCGTATTCGCGGCCACGCTTATGAATTTGCCCCACTAAATTTGGAATAGAGCTTCTTAAATAGATTAGCAAATCCGGTGCTTTCACAAGAGATTCCATCAATTCAAAAAGAGAAGAATAGTTTTCAAAATCACGATGTGTCATCAATCCCATAGCATAAAGATTGGGAGCAAAAATATGGGCATCTTCATAAATAGTTCTATCCTGAATTATTTTTTTCCCACTTTCACGGATTTGCATTACTTGACGAAAACGGCTATTCAAGAAATAAATTTGCAGATTAAACGACCAACGTTCCATTTGATGGTAAAAATCATCGAGATAAGGATTGTCAACTACTTCTTCAAAATGAGGTTCCCATTTAAAATGTTTGGCTAACAAACGGGTTAATGTTGTTTTTCCAGATCCTATGTTTCCTGCTATAGCTATGTGCATTATAGTATTGAGATTTTAGTTTTGGTATATTTGAGGTTGTAAAAATAGATAAAATTTAGTCTTAGCAATAGTATTTCAACAATGATTTTTCAAAAATTAAATCTACATTTAACAAACGCAAACATATAGGTTTTATTCCTTCATGCAGTGCTTTTCTCCAAAAAACCAAGTATTCCTTTTTGAATAAATGACAGCAAAAAATTTCAATCAGATATCCAATAAATTAAAAAAGCAGAATATCACAACCTAGATACTCTGCTTTTTATCTTCAAATTTGCCTTTTATCTTTTAACTAGCTTTCCTTTTTTATCAATAGGAATGTTAGTTTTTACTATTGATTTTGGTTGTAAATCATCCAAAACATTTAAAGCTTCTTCAACATAAATGTCTTTCGACAAACTTTCATGCCACCTTTCTCTTTTTTCTTTCAGAACAGGATCTTTGCCTGTTCCTTCTAATTCATAAGGCAATGAAGTGAACTTCAAATTATTTTTATAATCAACAATTGGCTTAAACTTTTTGGAGGCTTCTTCAATTTGATTCTGCTCCGATTTAAATTTATCTATGTTTAAGCTATAATTGTTTTCAGCACTTCTACTATCAATCCATTTAGCATTTTCTTCAATCAATTTAAATTGAACATTGTTTTCAATTCTCTTTTTACTGTTAATAATTGCTTGATCAAATTTTGAAGTATTATTCCAAACCGTATAAGTAGCCGAATCAATTTTATCCCATGCCAATGCGTGCACTTCGTCACGTTCACCCATTTTTAAATAAGCATAACGATCCGGTATAACCACATCACTGCTTACTCCTTCTAATTGCGTTGAACCACCATTAATTCTGTAAAATTTTTGAATAGTTGTTTTTAAGGCTCCGAAATCTCCATAAGCACTATTCTTGATATATTGATTCAAGTCAATTACCCTTTGAACCGTTCCTTTACCATAAGTTTGTTTGCTTCCAATTATAATTCCTCTTTTATAATCCTGCATAGCTGCTGCCAATATCTCCGAAGCAGATGCTGAAAATTCATTTACCATAATTACCAATGGACCATCCCAAGCTATTTTTTTATCGGTATCATACAGAATTTCTTTTTTTACAGACGATTTAACCTGAACAATAGGCCCTTCTTCTATAAACAAACCAGCAATATTTACAACTGCCTCCAAAGAACCACCTCCATCATCACGTACATCAAGAACAATACCTTTTACGCCGGCTTCTTTCAAACGATCTACTTCTTTAGCCATATCGTTAGCCGCATCTCGTCCTTTTCCGTCTTTGTTCTCAAAATCAATATAAAATTTAGGCAAATAAATAACCCCATATTTCAAACCATTTTTCTCAACAATACTTGATTTAACATACGTTTCTTCAATCTCAACAATATCCCTGATGATTGGAATAATTTGCAAAGAACCATCTGCTTTTTTTACGGTAAGACGAACTTCAGAACCTTTTGGCCCTTTTATTTTTTTTATAACATCCGCCAAACGCATTCCTACTATATCTACAGCAGTTCCATTAGATTGAGCTACTTTAATAATTAAATCTCCTTTTTCCAATTGTTTTCCTCTCCATGCTGGACCTCCTGAAATAAGTTCTAAGACTTCAATGTAATCGTTTTTCTTTTGTAGCTGAGCGCCAATACCTTCAAATTTACCACTTATGCTTACATCAAATTTTTCTTTTTCATCTGGAGCGAAATAAGAAGTATGCGGGTCAAATTGAGCCATAATAGAATTGATATACAATGTAAACCAATCTTCTCTTTTTAATTCACTCATAGCCCCAAAAGACTCATTCAATGACTTCATTGAGCTTTCTCTTGTTTCTTTTTCCAACACAACTTCTGATTTTACAACATAAGCAGGATCTTTGATTTTTTTTCCTTCTTCTAATTTCTGCTTTTCAGTTAAAGAAGAAAGCGTAGATAACTTTATTTGTTTCCTCCATTTTTCTTTTAACTCAGTGTTATTTTTGGCATACGGAGCTTTATCATAATCTACATTAAATTCCTCTTCAATTTTATAATCAAAAGGACTCTTTAAAACGTCTTTGAACATTTTATTTCCCTCTTCCACACGAAGCATCAAACGATCGTAAGTAAGATTAAAGAAAGTCAAATCTTTAGTCGTTAACTGATCATCCAACTCCAATTCGTATTTGGAAAACTCATTTATATCAGACTGCAGGAAAAAACGTTTGGAAGGATCCAAAGCTTCTATATACTCTTTGTAAACTCCTTTTGAGAAATTATCATCAATTGTTAGAGGACTATAATGTCCCTTCTTTATTACAAACATCAATAACTCCAATAACAACTTGTCTTTATCTGGATCAACTGATTTTTTTGAATTAATTGTAAAGGCAAATAAGGTAGCCGAAAGGCATACTACAGCTATGAGTTTTATATAATTTCTTTTCATATGTGACATGTTATTTTTTGATTTCCCGATAGTACTCGGGACGGGATAAATTCACTTATATGCGTTTGTATTTACAACATTTTTTTTGTCTTGCTAATTGCATAAAGCTAAAGTGTTTTCTAAAGTACATTAAAAACTATGCCAAATATATTGACTGCCAGATAATATTTTGTTAAAGATATAAATTAGTTTTTTTAACTTAAACAAATCAATGGTCTGAAAAGCAGTTTATTCTATTATTTAACATTTACTGTTTTTATCTATAAAAAAAACGCTTCAAAAATTGAAGCGTTTTTTATTAGTATGAATCTATTTAAAATTTATGATTTAACCAGCTTCCCTTTTTTATCTCCCGGAATACTGGTTTTTACAATTGCTTTTGGTTGTAAATCATCCAAAACATTTAAAGCTTCTTCAACATAAATATCTTTTGACAAGCTTTCATGCCATCTTTCTCTTTTTTCTTTCAAAACAGGATCTTTGGTGATCCCTTCTAATTCGTAAGGTAATGAAGTGAACTTTAAATTATTTTTATAATCAACAATTGGCTTAAACTTTTTAGCTGTTTCTTCAATTTGATTCTGAGCAATTTTAAATTTATCTATATTCAAGCTATAATTGTTTTCAGCGCTTCTGCTATCAATCCATTTAGCATTTTCTTCGATTAATTTAAATTGAACATTACTTTCAATTCTCTTTTTACTATTTGCTATTGCTTGATCAAATTTTGAAGTGTTAGTCCAAACAGTATAAGGAGCTGGATCAATTTTATCCCATGGCATTGCATTTTCTTCATCACGCTCTCCCATTTTTAAATAAGCATAACGATCCGGCATAACCACGTCACTGCTTACTCCTTCTAATTGGGTTGAACCACCATTAATTCTGTAAAATTTCTGAGTGGTTGTTTTCAATGCGCCTAAATCACCAGCAGAACTATTACGAACAAATTGGTTCAAGTCAATTACATTTTGAACAGTTCCTTTACCGTACGTTTGTTTACTACCTA carries:
- a CDS encoding DNA-3-methyladenine glycosylase, which gives rise to MQQAIDYLFQKDSIFKHIIDTYGLPTIPKRPQGFETLVLLILEQQVSIDSAKATFIKIKAHATCNPETMSVLSDEEFRALGVSRQKTNYIKILAQAVLNKDLDIEGLAAKSAQQVREELIKLKGIGNWTIDIYLMFCLQEPDLIPLGDIAVVNTIKELLDIHDKQEMEIHTEQWSPYRSYATFLLWHYYLKKRKRTIVY
- a CDS encoding inorganic diphosphatase → MTADKLKTFDVLIEIPRGSRNKYEYDFAIKRMRFDRMLFSSMMYPADYGFIPETLALDGDPLDVLVLVNEPTFPGCVMEVKPIGVFHMADDKGPDEKVICVPVSDPIWNSLENLSDINPHLLKEIEHFFQVYKDLENKQVDVEGWGDVNEAYAIIKECTERFDQIENKPAGLFSIK
- a CDS encoding sodium-translocating pyrophosphatase — protein: MNSIMIYVPIFMAIIGLIFMAIKRSWVLKQDSGDGKMKEISDHIYEGALAFLKAEYRLLAVFVLIASIVLAGITFIPGVKTNILIVVAFVFGAFFSALAGNMGMKIATKTNVRTTQAARTSLPQALKVSFGGGTVMGLGVAGLAVLGLTGFFIVFFQIFMKGQWTSTEDMTVVLETLAGFSLGAESIALFARVGGGIYTKAADVGADLVGKVEAGIPEDDPRNPATIADNVGDNVGDVAGMGADLFGSYVATVLAAMVLGNYVIKDMGGNIQDAFGGIGPILLPMAIAGFGILFSIIGTMLVKITDENAKEAQVQKALNIGNWVSIVLTAISCYFLVQYMLPETMSMTFFGEGSMDISSMRVFYATLIGLIVGGAISSVTEYYTGLGTKPVMAIVQKSSTGAGTNVIAGLATGMISTFPTVLLFAAAIWSSYALAGFYGVALAASAMMATTAMQLAIDAFGPISDNAGGIAEMSELPKEVRTRTDILDSVGNTTAATGKGFAIASAALTSLALFAAYVTFTGIDGINIFKAPVLAMLFVGGMIPVVFSALAMNSVGKAAMDMVYEVRRQFKEIPGIMEGTGKPEYAKCVDISTKAALREMMLPGILTIGFPIAIVLLGKLVYGDNNQLIAEMLGGYMAGVTVSGVLWAVFQNNAGGAWDNAKKSFEAGVMINGEMTYKGSDAHKAAVTGDTVGDPFKDTSGPSMNILIKLTCLIGLVMAPILGSGSSTIDAKGACCEKKEIMMKKCVMKESSMMMGKCDMSKCAKMTKEECAKMCDSLKCTPEQKEMCLSHYDKNGKFVAPKGKACCAKKPMSMKNEIRIEKTNLDGKVSATVTTTVNGTEVVQKFEGTDAEVQAHIDAVK
- a CDS encoding deoxynucleoside kinase, with the protein product MHIAIAGNIGSGKTTLTRLLAKHFKWEPHFEEVVDNPYLDDFYHQMERWSFNLQIYFLNSRFRQVMQIRESGKKIIQDRTIYEDAHIFAPNLYAMGLMTHRDFENYSSLFELMESLVKAPDLLIYLRSSIPNLVGQIHKRGREYENTISIDYLSRLNERYEAWVHTYNKGKIMIIDVDNINFVDNPEDLGNIINRIDAELNGLF
- a CDS encoding carboxy terminal-processing peptidase, with the protein product MKRNYIKLIAVVCLSATLFAFTINSKKSVDPDKDKLLLELLMFVIKKGHYSPLTIDDNFSKGVYKEYIEALDPSKRFFLQSDINEFSKYELELDDQLTTKDLTFFNLTYDRLMLRVEEGNKMFKDVLKSPFDYKIEEEFNVDYDKAPYAKNNTELKEKWRKQIKLSTLSSLTEKQKLEEGKKIKDPAYVVKSEVVLEKETRESSMKSLNESFGAMSELKREDWFTLYINSIMAQFDPHTSYFAPDEKEKFDVSISGKFEGIGAQLQKKNDYIEVLELISGGPAWRGKQLEKGDLIIKVAQSNGTAVDIVGMRLADVIKKIKGPKGSEVRLTVKKADGSLQIIPIIRDIVEIEETYVKSSIVEKNGLKYGVIYLPKFYIDFENKDGKGRDAANDMAKEVDRLKEAGVKGIVLDVRDDGGGSLEAVVNIAGLFIEEGPIVQVKSSVKKEILYDTDKKIAWDGPLVIMVNEFSASASEILAAAMQDYKRGIIIGSKQTYGKGTVQRVIDLNQYIKNSAYGDFGALKTTIQKFYRINGGSTQLEGVSSDVVIPDRYAYLKMGERDEVHALAWDKIDSATYTVWNNTSKFDQAIINSKKRIENNVQFKLIEENAKWIDSRSAENNYSLNIDKFKSEQNQIEEASKKFKPIVDYKNNLKFTSLPYELEGTGKDPVLKEKRERWHESLSKDIYVEEALNVLDDLQPKSIVKTNIPIDKKGKLVKR